A portion of the Misgurnus anguillicaudatus chromosome 16, ASM2758022v2, whole genome shotgun sequence genome contains these proteins:
- the ubl3b gene encoding ubiquitin-like protein 3b: protein MTSQREPDTVNLRLILVSGKTQDFIFSPNDSATDIAHYVFENWPAGWEEERVSSPNILRLIFQGRFLHGNVTLEALKLPPGRTTVMHLVARETLPEPNSHGQRNREKTTESSCCLLL from the exons ATGACCTCTCAGAGAGAACCAGATACA GTGAATCTGCGGCTGATTCTTGTGAGTGGAAAGACACAGGATTTCATCTTTTCTCCTAATGACTCTGCTACAGACATTGCACACTACGTCTTCGAAAATTGGCCAGCGG GTTGGGAGGAAGAGCGTGTGAGCAGTCCAAACATACTCCGGCTGATCTTTCAAGGCCGCTTTCTACATGGCAATGTCACACTAGAAG CTCTGAAGTTGCCCCCTGGCCGAACAACTGTCATGCACTTGGTTGCAAGAGAAACACTGCCAGAGCCCAATTCCCATG GCCAGAGAAACAGGGAGAAGACCACAGAAAGCAGCTGTTGTCTGCTGCTGTGA
- the slc7a3b gene encoding cationic amino acid transporter 3, with the protein MTGNKLISFGKTLLRRRVLDNSQDETRFSRCLTTLDLIALGVGATLGAGVYVLAGEVAREKAGPAIVLSFLIAAMSSVLAGLCYAEFGARVPKTGSAYLYSYVTVGEIWAFITGWNLILSYVIGTASVARAWSSTFDNLVEKKISIFFNGSMSIPNTGNVLAEYPDLFALVLVILLTGLLAFGVSESALVTKIFTGVNLLVLTFVIISGFVKGNTANWNLTVEDYINNTNNLKTEEQIKKNFGSGGFAPFGFSGILSGAATCFYAFVGFDCIATTSEEAKNPMRSIPIGIVASLLICFFAYFGVSAALTLMMPYYLLDVQSPLPEAFSYVNWDPARYIVAVGSLCALSTSLLGSMFPMPRVIYAMAEDGLLFRFLSRMHKKTKTPMLATIVSGIVAALMAFLFDLAALVDLMSIGTLLAYTLVAVCVLILRYQPGTLGIVVDAKQVELQKLEAKVPIADMDSGDEYGQELETKPLKEKFLIRLLLQPSSDVPNKTSGLIVYSATVIISVLFTLLCAMLAVCGEQVGKGSPVHVTVVVVLSILSFICILIIWRQPQSKDALSFKVPLLPILPLVSIFVNIYLMMQMDGPTWIRFSVWMAIGFIIYFAYGIWNSSEAKNNSPQKFEPILKGKKSMYLNEDESEVEGATP; encoded by the exons GGATGAAACCCGATTTTCTCGTTGTCTCACCACACTGGACCTCATAGCCCTTGGCGTTGGAGCAACATTGGGTGCAGGTGTCTATGTCCTGGCAGGAGAAGTGGCCAGAGAGAAAGCTGGGCCTGCAATTGTGCTTTCTTTCCTCATTGCAGCAATGTCTTCTGTCCTTGCCGGTTTGTGCTACGCCGAATTCGGTGCACGGGTTCCCAAAACAGGATCTGCTTACTTGTATAGCTATGtcacggttggagaaatttggGCTTTTATCACAGGATGGAACTTGATTCTGTCGTATGTCATAG GCACTGCTAGTGTGGCAAGAGCATGGAGTTCAACTTTTGACAATCTGGTGGAGAAAAAGATCTCTATTTTCTTCAATGGCTCCATGTCAATTCCAAACACTGGAAACGTGTTAGCTGAGTATCCCGACCTGTTTGCCCTCGTCCTGGTCATATTGCTTACCG GACTACTGGCATTCGGAGTGAGTGAGTCTGCACTTGTCACCAAGATCTTCACAGGAGTCAACCTGCTGGTATTGACATTTGTCATCATATCAGGTTTTGTGAAAGGCAACACCGCCAACTGGAATCTTACTGTGGAGGATTACATTAATAACACTAACAACTTAAAAACAGAAGA acaaattaaaaaaaactttggttCGGGAGGCTTTGCGCCCTTCGGCTTTAGCGGGATCCTTTCTGGTGCTGCTACATGCTTTTACGCCTTTGTTGGTTTTGACTGCATTGCTACTACAA GCGAGGAGGCCAAAAACCCAATGCGTTCCATCCCAATAGGCATAGTGGCCTCTCTGCTCATCTGCTTTTTTGCCTACTTTGGAGTTTCAGCAGCTCTTACCCTCATGATGCCCTATTACTTGCTGGATGTCCAGAGTCCTCTCCCCGAGGCCTTTAGTTATGTAAACTGGGACCCTGCGCGCTATATAGTGGCTGTGGGTTCTCTGTGTGCTCTATCTACCAG TTTATTGGGCTCAATGTTCCCCATGCCTCGTGTGATTTATGCTATGGCTGAGGACGGTTTGCTCTTTCGCTTCCTGTCCCGCATGCACAAGAAAACCAAAACACCCATGCTGGCCACCATCGTGTCTGGCATTGTAGCAG CTTTGATGGCCTTCCTGTTTGATCTCGCTGCCTTAGTAGACTTGATGTCCATTGGTACCCTGCTGGCATACACTCTGGTCGCTGTGTGCGTGTTAATTCTCCG CTACCAACCAGGCACTCTTGGCATTGTTGTGGATGCAAAGCAAGTGGAACTGCAGAAGCTGGAGGCAAAGGTACCCATAGCAGATATGGATAGCGGAGATGAGTACGGTCAGGAATTAGAGACCAAACCACTTAAGGAGAAGTTTCTCATCAGACTGCTGCTGCAACCCAGCTCCGATGTGCCAAACAAGACTTCGGGCCTTATTGTTTATTCTGCAACAGTCATCATTT CTGTGCTTTTCACATTGCTGTGTGCGATGCTGGCGGTTTGTGGGGAGCAGGTGGGGAAGGGCAGTCCTGTTCATGTCACTGTGGTTGTGGTCCTATCTATTTTGTCCTTTATCTGTATCTTAATTATCTGGAGACAGCCTCAGAGCAAGGATGCTCTCAGCTTTAAG GTCCCTTTGCTGCCCATTCTGCCATTGGTCAGCATCTTTGTAAATATTTATCTCATGATGCAAATGGACGGACCTACATGGATTCGTTTCTCAGTGTGGATGGCTATTG gattcattatttattttgcgTATGGAATATGGAACAGCTCTGAAGCTAAAAATAATTCCCCACAAAAATTCGAGCCCATTCTTAAAGGAAAGAAATCGATGTATCTGAATGAAGATGAGAGCGAAGTTGAAGGGGCCACACCGTAG